Within Desulfovibrio litoralis DSM 11393, the genomic segment CGGAAGCAAGAGTTAAAAATAATAAAATCCACGCCAAAGATTTAGCTATTCCAAAACCATAATCTTTAGAATCTTTATAATTTTCTTGAGTTAATTCTTGATGTTTTTTAGAACTTTCAGGTGTTTGTTGCATATTTTGATAAATTTCTAATGAATAAAATTACAATAATTAAACTGTTGCAATAACAGGTACAATAATCGGATCTCTCTCTAATATCTTTTTGAAAAAACGCCTTAATGATGAACGTATTTTATCTTGTAACTTATCAACAGAAGCGTGAGGGTCATTTTCAAAAACATCTAAAATCAAACACTTTGCATCTTCTAATAAATAATCAAAGTGTTCTTCAAACACAAAACCGCGAGAAAACACCGCAGGACCATATAAAATATTCCAAGTAACCTCGTCGATAACAAGAACTGCGATTAACATGCCTTCATCGCCCAAAATTTGACGATCTCTTAAAACAGAAGTTCCAACATCACCAACGCCTTTTCCGTCTACTAAAATAGAGTCTACGGCAACAGGTTCTTCAAAGCGTATCCCTACAGGCAATAAAGTTATAGGCTGTCCGTCTTCCAAAATTATTGCTCGTTCAGGAGTTACACCACATTCAACGGCTAAACGAGAATGCTTAACCAAGTGTCTATATTCACCATGCACAGGTATAAAAGTTTTAGGGCGTGTTGCAAGCAACATGGCTTTTAACTCTTCTTTATAAGCGTGTCCTGATGCGTGAATGCTGTGCATTTTATCATAACAGACCTCAGCTCCAAGCCTATATAAGTTATCTACCATACGAGTTACAGCTTCTACATTTCCGGGTATCATGCGAGAAGATAATAAAACCGTATCGCCTTGATGCACGCTTAGTTGTTTATGCCCGCCACGCACAATACGGGATAAAGCAGACATAGGCTCACCTTGAGAACCGGTAACGATAAAAACAACTTTATCATCTGGCAAAACAGGCATTTCATTAAGGTCTATAAATAAATCACCCTCAGAAACATTCAAATATCCAAGATTTTTGGCGATTTCTATATTAACTCCTAAACTTCGCCCACTTACGCCGACTTTGCGTCCAAACTCTTTGGCACAATCTAAAACTTCTTGAATCCTTTGGATATGGCTGGAAAATAGAGTAACGATAATACGCCCTTTTGCCTCTTTAAATATTGACCTAAAAGTTTCTACGATCTTACGCTCATTAATTGACCAACCTTCTTGTTCAATATTGGTAGAGTCAGACATCAATAAACGCACACCCTCTTTACCTGCAAAGCGTTTGAATTGTTTTAAGTCTGTACCCCAATTTTCAATTAACGGGTCTTTATCTATTTTAAAATCGCCCGTGTGAATAATTTTTCCAACCGGGCTGTCTATTCCTAAAGCAAGACCATCAATAATAGAGTGGCAAACAGGGAAAAAGTGTATTTTTAATCCGGCGACTTTTAAAGTTTTTCCCGGCTTTACCGGAATTAGAGTTACTTTATCCAACAAACCTCGTTCTCGTAATTTATGTTCTACTAAAGCTAAAGTAAATTTTGAACCATAAATAGGAACATTAACGTATTTTACTAACCAAGGTAAAGCCCCGATATGGTCTTCGTGTCCGTGAGTTAAAATAATAGCTTTAAGTTGATCTTTTTTAGAAATGATATGATCAAAGCGAGGAATAACAACATCAATTCCCAGATGATAGTTTTCAGGAAACATCAAACCACAATCTATTAATATTGATCCGTCTTGGCTTGATACTTCCATACAGTTCATACCGATTTCTCCAAGTCCACCCAATGGAGTAATAGTAAGAAATCGGTTTTCATCAAACATTATGCACCTGCTATATTATTTATAAAAGTTAGACTAAAAAATTAATTAAGTGTTATTTTTTATGCTTTATACCCATTAAACATTTTATTCGCAACCATATTTTAATCGTTTGTAATAATGAAACACTTTCTTCCGTTTTCTTTGATTGTTTTTTAAATAGAGACTATTGCAAAATAGTTTCAAAGTGGCTTTTTTTAAAGATACACTCCAAAAACAAGAATAAGGAAATTTAATTTTCCTATAAAATGAGTGTTTTTTGTGAGTTTTTTTTACTTCTCAATAATCTGGAAATGTAGTATCTTATTGTTTGTGTCTATTGATAAAAGATGATTATATATTTTTATTTACAACATTTTATCAAAAAAATACAATTACTTTACTAAAGAGAAAACATCATGATTGCAAGCAGTGAAATACGCAATAAGTTACATAACGGTCAAGCAAGTATTGGAACATGGCTACAACTAACCTGCCCTGAGTCCGCCGAAATAATCGGAAGAATGGGCTATGATTGGGCGGCCGTTGATATGGAACACGGTTCTTTTTCCAGAACTGATTTACCAAATATTTTTAGAGCGTTGGAGCTTGGTGGAACTTTACCTTTCGCCAGAGTTGCCGAACCAAGCTTAAGAGAAATTAAAATTGTGGTTGATTCGGGGGCGAGAGGCGTAATTTTTCCCTTTATTGAAGACAGAGAAACGTTAGATAAAGCAATAGCTTATTCTTTGTACCCCAACACAAATGGCTTAGGAAAAAGAGGCGTTGGTTTTTGTCGTGCTAACTGTTTTGGTTTAGATTTTTCTAAACATATAGCTTGTGAAAACCCTTTAGGCGAAAGTTTAGTTTTAGTGGCCCAGATAGAAAGTATAAAAGCGGTAAAAAACCTTGATGAAATCTTTTCACAAAAACGCTTAGATGCTTATATAATTGGACCTTATGACCTTTCCGCTTCAATGGGCTTAACAGGACAATTTAATCACCCTGATTTTATTGCGGCTTTAAAAGAAATTGAATTGGTAGCAAAAAAATATAATGTCCCTAAAGGATTTCATATTGTTGAACCCAATACAGAGTTTTTAAAAGAAAAAATAGCAGAAGGTTATGTGTTTTTAGCCTATGGTATTGATGCCTTGTTTTTAATGCGTTCGGCAAAAGCTCCCTTGTTAAAGTAGAGTTAAAATAGAATTAAAATAAAGTTAAGATAAATTAAACAATTAAAAATAAAATCGAAAAATGAGAAAATAAGAATGAAAATAATAGTTTTTGGTGGTTCTGGTTTTTTAGGCTCTCATGTTGCAGATAAACTTTCTGATGCTGGGCATGAAGTAACCTTGTTTGATATTCGCCCTTCTCTTTGGTTAAGAGAAGATCAAAAAATGATTGTTGGCGATATTTTAAACGAAAAAACCGTAAATGACGCTGTGGCTGGTTGTGATGCTGTTTATAACTTCGCAGGTATCGCAGATATTGGAGAGGCTGGTTCAAAGCCCGTTGATACGGTTCGCTTTAACGTTTTAGGAAACGCCATTATTTTAGAGGCTGCTCGTCTTGCGAATGTTAAGCGTTTTGTTTTTGCATCTTCTTTATATGTATATAGTCAATCAGGTGGTTTTTATCGTTGCAGCAAGCAAGCGAGTGAACTATTTATAGAAAACTTTTATCAAGTTTATGGTTTAGAATACACAAACTTACGCTATGGCTCTTTATATGGACCTCGTGCTGATAATCGGAACGCTGTTTATCGTTTTGCTCGTGAAGCGTTAGAAAAAGGCAGTATCACTTATTATGGTCGCCCTAACGCCTTGCGTGAATATATTCATATTGAAGATGCTGCTCGCTGTAGTGTTGAGATTTTAGAACCTGAATATGCTAATACTAATATTGTTTTAACAGGCACTCAACCAATGAGAGTTGGCGATTTATTAAAGATGATTGCCGAAATGCTCGGAAAAAATATTAAAATTATTGATGTTTTAGACGCATCAACACAAGAAAATACAAATAAGACTGATGCTAATGAACTAAAAATAATGTTCCAAGGCGATGGCAAAAGCGGACATTATGAAATTACCCCTTATTCATTTAATCCTCGTGTGGGCATGAAAATGACTCCACGTTTAACCACAGATTTAGGACAAGGCATTTTAAGAGTAATAGAAGAGGTACATAAAGACGTTAACCCTCAATTAC encodes:
- a CDS encoding ribonuclease J; amino-acid sequence: MFDENRFLTITPLGGLGEIGMNCMEVSSQDGSILIDCGLMFPENYHLGIDVVIPRFDHIISKKDQLKAIILTHGHEDHIGALPWLVKYVNVPIYGSKFTLALVEHKLRERGLLDKVTLIPVKPGKTLKVAGLKIHFFPVCHSIIDGLALGIDSPVGKIIHTGDFKIDKDPLIENWGTDLKQFKRFAGKEGVRLLMSDSTNIEQEGWSINERKIVETFRSIFKEAKGRIIVTLFSSHIQRIQEVLDCAKEFGRKVGVSGRSLGVNIEIAKNLGYLNVSEGDLFIDLNEMPVLPDDKVVFIVTGSQGEPMSALSRIVRGGHKQLSVHQGDTVLLSSRMIPGNVEAVTRMVDNLYRLGAEVCYDKMHSIHASGHAYKEELKAMLLATRPKTFIPVHGEYRHLVKHSRLAVECGVTPERAIILEDGQPITLLPVGIRFEEPVAVDSILVDGKGVGDVGTSVLRDRQILGDEGMLIAVLVIDEVTWNILYGPAVFSRGFVFEEHFDYLLEDAKCLILDVFENDPHASVDKLQDKIRSSLRRFFKKILERDPIIVPVIATV
- a CDS encoding HpcH/HpaI aldolase family protein — encoded protein: MIASSEIRNKLHNGQASIGTWLQLTCPESAEIIGRMGYDWAAVDMEHGSFSRTDLPNIFRALELGGTLPFARVAEPSLREIKIVVDSGARGVIFPFIEDRETLDKAIAYSLYPNTNGLGKRGVGFCRANCFGLDFSKHIACENPLGESLVLVAQIESIKAVKNLDEIFSQKRLDAYIIGPYDLSASMGLTGQFNHPDFIAALKEIELVAKKYNVPKGFHIVEPNTEFLKEKIAEGYVFLAYGIDALFLMRSAKAPLLK
- a CDS encoding NAD-dependent epimerase/dehydratase family protein gives rise to the protein MKIIVFGGSGFLGSHVADKLSDAGHEVTLFDIRPSLWLREDQKMIVGDILNEKTVNDAVAGCDAVYNFAGIADIGEAGSKPVDTVRFNVLGNAIILEAARLANVKRFVFASSLYVYSQSGGFYRCSKQASELFIENFYQVYGLEYTNLRYGSLYGPRADNRNAVYRFAREALEKGSITYYGRPNALREYIHIEDAARCSVEILEPEYANTNIVLTGTQPMRVGDLLKMIAEMLGKNIKIIDVLDASTQENTNKTDANELKIMFQGDGKSGHYEITPYSFNPRVGMKMTPRLTTDLGQGILRVIEEVHKDVNPQLQTVYGTLVKNK